CTCATGGACCAGCGCGCCTCCAGCCGCGAGGCCGTCGTGAGCCGGTTCTTCGGCCAGCCCGTGGCCACCAACCAGGGGCTGGCGCTCCTGGCCCTGAAGAGCGGAGCCCCCGTGGTCCCCGGCTTCGGCGAGCGGGTGGGGGAACGGCACGTGATCCGCCTGTACCCGGCGCTCGCGTCGCCGGTGGAGGGGAGCCGGGAGGAGCGGGTCCGGGAGTACACCGAGGCTTTCGACGCGGCCATCGAGGGTGCGGTGCGGCGGCGTCCGGAGCAGTGGTTCTGGGTGCACCGGCGCTGGCGCCTGCCGGGGGGGCTGGCCCCGTGAGGCGCGCGCTGTGAGGCGGGCGGTCTTCCTGGACCGGGACGGGACCCTCATCCGGGAGGTGGGCTACCTCTCCCGCCTGGAGGACCTGGAGGTCCTGCCGGGGGTGGCGGCGGCGCTTCGCCGCTTGGGCGAGGCCGGGTACCTTCGGCTCGTGGTGACCAACCAGTCCGGGGTGGCCCGCGGGTACTTCGACGAGGCCTTCGTGGAGAGGACGCACGGGGAGCTTGTTCGGCGGCTCCGGGCGGAAGGGGCTTCCCTCGAAGGATTCTACGTGTGCCCGCACCACCCCGACACCACCGGGGAGTGCCCCTGCCGCAAGCCCCGGGACGGTCTCGTGCGGCGTGCCGCCGGGGAGTGGGGAATCGACCTGGAGGCTTCCTGGGTGGTGGGGGACAAGCCCGCCGACGTGGAGTTGGCCCGGCGATCCGGGTGCCGGGGCGCCCTGGTCCGGACCGGGTACGGCGTGCGAACGCAGGCGGAGCTGGCGGTCCGGGACAGCAAGCCCGACGTGGTGGCGGACGACCTGGCGGGCGCGGTGGAGGAGATCCTGGCACTGCCAAATGGGAATAGGGGTTCGAACTTGTCGCGAAGTGCGAAAGGGGAGTCGAAGCGGTGAACGACATCGGCAGGGTGGACGAAACCACGTGGTTCTTCCGCAACGTGGTGCGGCGGCGGGTACAGTGGGGATTTGGGGCGGGAGCGGCGTTTCTGCTCTTCGCCTCGCCCGGCACGGCCAGCGTGTTCTGGGGATGCTGGCTCGCGCTGGCGGGGGCGGCGCTGCGGGCCTGGGCGTCCGGAACCATCGTCAAGAACGAGGAGCTGACCACCGGCGGCCCGTACCGTCTGACCCGCAACCCGCTCTACGTGGGGAACTTCCTGATGGGTCTCGGGGTGGCGGTGATGGGCGGAAGGCTGTGGCTCGTGGGGCTGTTTCTTCTCCTCTTCGTGCCCGTGTACCACGCCTTGGTGCGCAAGGAGGAGAAGCGCCTCGTGGAAAGGTACGGAGATGCGTTTTTCGAGTATTGCAAAGAAGTGCCAAGATTTCTACCAAACTTGAAGGCCTGGCCCCCACCCCCTGCGGCCTACGATCCCCGCCGCATGTGGAACGTCCATCGGGAGTGGCGTGCGTGGCTCGGTCTCTACGCGGCCACCCTGTATCTGCTGCTGCGGAGCGGGTAGGGCCCCGGACCGGGGTCGTGCCTCGGTCCCTGCCTCCTCCCGACCCCCGATCCCTGTCCCCGGTCCCCCCTGTTCCTCGGAGGTTCCCCATGGCGCTCCCCCCCGACCTGCTCGAAATTCTCGTATGCCCCCAGTGCAAGGGGGAACTGGAATACCGGGAAGCGGAGGCGGCGCTCCTGTGCCGCGCCTGCCGGCTGCGCTACCGGATCGAAGACGACATTCCCGTGATGCTCATCGAAGAGGCGACGGCGTGGGAAGAGGGAGACGGGTGACGTGAGGCGGCGGAAGTGAAAGGTGAGACGTCGAGCGGGGGACGGCTACCAACCGGCAACCGCCAACCGCCAAGCGCTTCGGGTGACGGGAGGCCGCGTCTGTCGGCCACCGTCATCTGCAAGGACGAGGCAGAGAAGATCCGAGGCTGCCTGGAGAGCGTGCGCTTCTGCGACGAAGTCGTGGTGCTCGATTCCGGCAGTACCGACGGCACCCTGGAGATCTGCCGCGAGATCGCCGACCTGGTGGTCGAGACCGACTGGCCGGGACACGTGGCCCAAAAGAACCGAGGCCTGGACCTGGCGCACGGCGAATGGGTGCTGTGCCTGGATGCCGATGAACGGGTGACGCCGGAGCTGGCCGCCGAGATTCAGGTGCTCCTGGCTCGCGGACCGCAGCACGACGGTTATTGGATCACGCGCCACGTCCACTACCTGGGGCGCTGGATCGACCACTCGGGCTGGTACCCGGAGTACCGCGTGCGCCTGTTCCGGCGCCAGGCGGGGCGCTGGGGCGGGGTCAATCCCCACGACGCGGTGGAACTGCGCGGCACCAGCGGCCGGTTGCGCGGCGAGATCGTGCACTACACCTATGACGATCTGAGCGATCATCTGGCCACCATCAATTCCTTCACCAGCGTTCTGGCGCGGGAGCACGCCGCGCGCGGACGGCGTTTTTCCTGGGCGGCGCTGCTCCTGCGCCCGCCCCTGGAGTTCTTCAAGAAGTATGTGCTGCGCCAGGGGTTCCGGGACGGCGCGGCAGGCTTCCTTGTGTCCGCTCTTTCCGCGGTCTATGTGTTCCTGAAGTTTGCCAAGCTGTGGGAAGCCGAGCGCGTGGGTCCCCGCCGTCCGTGGCACGACGAGGGTGCGCGGTGAGCGGCCCCCCAGCCGCGGGAGGCGAGGTGCCCGGGGCGGTGCTCCACATCGACACCGGCCGTACCTGGCGCGGGGGGCAGCAACAGGTGTTCTACCTGCACCGGGGATTGCTGGAGCGGGGCGTGGACAGCCGCCTGGTGTGCTCGGCTGGTGGCGAGCTGCTGCGCCGCTGTGCTGCCCAGGGCCTGCCCGCCGCCGGAGCTCCCCTGCGCGGCGAGTGGGATGTGCTCTCGGCCTGGGCTCTGGCGCGGCGCATCCGCCGACTGCGGCCTTCCCTGGTGCACGCCCACAGCTCCCACGCCCAGATGCTCGCCCTGCTGGCCTGCCGGCTGGCCGGCGCGCGCAACCTGGTGGCCACCCGGCGCGTGGACTTCGTCCCCCCGCGCCACCCGGTCAACCGCTGGAAGTACGGCGGGGTGGCGCGCTGGATCGCCATCAGCCAGGCCATCGCCGACATCCTGCGCGACTTCGGGATACCCGAAGAGCGCCTGCGGGTGGTGCCCAGCGGGGTGCTGCCGCGCCCGGCGGATGCCGGGGCGGCTGCGGCGTTTCGGCGCGAGTTGGGCGTGGCTCCCGACCAGCCGCTGGTAGGCAACATCGCCCATTTGGCGGACCACAAGGGCCAGACCTACCTCGTCGATGCCCTCCAACGGGTGCTGGAGCGCGTTCCACGAGTGCGTTGCGTGATCGTCGGCCAGGGCGAGCTCGAAGCGCCCCTCAAGGAGCAGGCGCGGCGCCTGGGCCTTGGGCGGCACCTGGTGTTCACCGGGTTTCGCGACGACGTGGATGCGATCATGGAGGCCCTCGATCTGTTCGTCATGTCGTCCCACCTGGAGGGCCTGGGGACCATCGTCATGGATGCACTTCTGGCCGGCAAACCGGTGGTGGCCACACGGACCGGCGGCATCCCCGAGATCATCCAGGACGGGGTTCACGGGCTTCTGGTGCCGCCGCGGGACCCCGCGGCCCTGGCCGAGGCCGTCTTGCGGCTCCTGGAGGACGGTGCACTCGCCGCGCGCCTGGCCTCGGCCGGGCAGGAGCGCGTGCGCAACCGCTTTGGTGTCGGCGCCATGGTGCAGGGCAACCTGGCGGTGTATCGGGAGCTCCTGGCGTGAGCGGAAGCCCGGGGCGGGTTGCCCGGGGGTTCCGTGCCGGCATGACCGCGGCCGCGCCTTCCACCTGGCTGGTGCGCCTGCCCAACTGGCTGGGCGACCTGGTCATGAGCTCGGCGGCGGTGGAGTGCCTCGGGCGGCGCTTCCCCGGCACCCGGGTGGAGGCCGTGGCCCCTGCGCACCTGGCCGACCTGGCCCGCCTCATCCCCGGCCTGCACCGGGTTCACCCGCTGCCCCCCGCGGCCCGACGGCTGGCCGGGCTGGTCCACTTCGCCCGCCGGCTGGCGCGCCAGGGGCCCTTCGACCACTACCTGTGCCTGCCCGACTCCTTTTCCACGGCCCTGTTCGGGCTGTTGGTGGGCGTCCCCCGGCGCACGGGCTACCGCAAAGAGCTGCGCTCGTTGCTTCTGACCCGCGCCCCGGTCAAGCCCCGCGGGCTGCACCGGGTGGAAGAGTACTGTGGCTTGGTCCCGGGCGCCGACGACGTCCCGCCGCGCGTTCGCCTCCGGCCGCCGGCCGCCGAGGTGCGTGCCGGGCTGCCCTGGCCCGAGGCCGAGCCGCGTGTGGTCTTCCATATTCATTCGGAGGCGCCATCCCGACGCCTGCCCGTCGAACTTGGGGTGCAGATCGGCCAGCTCCTCGTGGATCGTCTGGGCGCTGGCCTCGTGCTCACCGGAGCCGCCAAGGATGCCGCCCGCTCGGCCGAGCTGGCCGCCAACCTGCGGCGCCCCGGGCGGGTCATCGACCTCGCCGGGCGCACGGACCTCCAGGCCCTGGCCCGCGTGGCTGCGGATGCCGAACTGGTGGTGTCGGTGGACTCCGGCCTCGCACACCTGGGCAGCGCGCTCGGCACGCCGGTAGTGGTGCTGTTCGGTGCCGGCGACGAGGCCAACACGGCGCCCTTCGAGCGCAGTCGGCTGCGCGTCGTGCGCGCGACGGGCCTGCCCTGTGCGCCGTGCGTGGACAACGTGTGCCGCCGCTACCCCAGCGCGCGCTGTGTCGAGCAGATCCCGGCGTCGGCGGTGGCGGACGCCGCCGCGGCCCTGCTGGGAGGCCGCTGACCTTGCCCCTGCGGTGTCGGCGCTGGCATCCCTCCGAGAGGGACGAGGCGCCGTTTCGCCCCGACGTAGTGGGTGGACTTCGTGGCGCGCCGTCACCCGTGCAACAGATGGAAATCCGCTCGGCCAAGGGAGGCGGGAGCGGCTCGGAGTGGATGCCGTGGTCGAGGGTAACCTGGCTGTGTACCGGGAGCTGGAAAGGTGAAGATTCTCCTGATTCGATTCTCGTCGCTGGGCGATGTGGTGCTCGCCACGGCGGCGGTGGAGGCCCTGCGGGCGGATCGCCCCGATGCCGAGGTGCACGTCCTCACCAAGCCCGCTTTTCGCGGCGTGTTCCAGGAGAACCCGGGGGTGGCCAGGGTGGTGGAGTGGGACCCCGCCCAGGGTCTCGCGGCCCTGGCGCGGCACCTGCGCTCCGAGCGCTACGACGGGGTGGTCGACCTCCACGGAAACCTGCGCACCCGCCTGCTGCGGTTCCTGGTTCCGAGCCCCCGCTGGACCCGCTACGCGAAGGGAAGCCTGAGGAGAAGGGTGGCGGTCGCACTGGGAAGACCCGGACTGCTGGGCAAGGTCCACGTGGTCGACCGGTACCTGGAGGCAATGGCACCCCTGGGGGTGCCCCCGATTCGCAGGCTCCCCCGGCTGTATCCGGGGGTCGCCGAGCGCACCCGCGCCCGATCCCTGCTCTCCGAGGCGGGCCGCCGGCCGGAAGAGCTCGTGGTCGCCCTGGCTCCTTCGGCCCGCTGGCCCACCAAGGCCTGGCCCCGGGAGCACTGGCAGGGGCTGCTCCGCGAGCTCTCGGGGCCGGCGCCAAGGTTCTTTCCCGTGCTCGTGGGGGGGGCCGGGGACCGGGAGCTCTGCGCCGCGATACTGGGTGCCGAGCGGGGAGCAGACCTGGCCGGGAAGACCTCGGTGCTCGAAACCGCGGCGGTTCTGGAAGAGGCCCGGGTCCTCGTCAGCAACGACTCGGCGCCCCTGCACCTGGCCAACGCCGTCGGCACCCCCGCGGTGGCCCTCTTCGGGCCCACGGTGCGGGGCTTCGGCTTCTACCCCCTCGGCCCCCGGGACGTGGTGCTCGAGCAGGCCCTGCCGTGCAGGCCGTGCAGCCTGCACGGCGGGGAGCGCTGCCCCGAGGGGCACCACCGCTGCCTGGCGGAGATCCCGGTGGGCAGTGTCCGGGACGCCGCCGTCCGGGCCCTGGAGGAATCGGGGGGCCCGGGACCGGGAGAGAGGGGAAGCCGTGGCACGTGCTAGCGAAGGGATGCGGCGTGCGGAGAAGCGGGTGGGCCGGGTCGCGGACACCGTGCTCTCGGCTCTCGCCCGGGGGCGGGCTTTCGGAGGCAGGACGGGGGCCCCCGATCCTGCTCTGCGAGGGGCTTCGGGACCTCTTGGCGAAGATGGGTGTTCTGGTCTCCCCGTGCACCGGTGTCCTGCACCTCGCCCTCGCATCGGTGCGAACGCCTTGTGTGGCCTTGTGCCGGGAGTTCCACTACGATGCGTGGCGCCCGCTGGAGCCCCCCACTGGTCCCTGGTCGGGGTGCCGGGGGAGGCGGTCCACGAGATTGCGCCCGACCGGGTCGCCGGCGAGGTGCAGTCCCTGCTTTCGATCGCGCGACTCCCGGAGCGGGAGCAGAGAGAACGGTCCCCGGCGGGCGCGGGAGGGTTGGGTCGTGGGTGAGCGCTTCCTGGTGATCCAGCTTCGCCAGATCGGCGACGTGGTGCTCACGACGCCCATTCCCCACATCCTCAAGGAGGAGCGGCCGGGCTGCCGGGTGGTCTTCCTCACCGAGGCGCCCAGCCACCTCCTCCTGGAGGGGAATCCCCACATCGACCGCGTGATCGTGAGCGACCGCAAGGGCGGCTGGCGCGAGACCCTTCGCGTGGCCCGGGAGCTTCGGCGAGAACGGTTCGATGCAGTGCTCGACTTCATGGCAAACCCCCGGTCTGCCCTGCTCGCTTTTCTCTCGGGCACGCGGGTTCGGGTTTCCTTTCCGGTGAAGGGCAGGGGGATTCTCTACACCCACCGGGTGCGGCCGAGCGGGTGGGCGGTGGAGCACAAGAAGGCGCTCCTGCGCCCCCTGGGCATCGAGAGCGCCTGGGACCGGCCGGAGGTTTTCCTGAGCCCCGCCGAGAAGCAGTGGGCCCAGGCGCGCAGGCACGAGTGGCTGGGGGGGCGGTTGCGGCGGCTGGTCACGGTGGACCCGAGCCACCGCCGCCCCATGCGGCAGTGGCCGGCGCCCCATTACGGGGCGCTGTGCCGGATGATCCAGGAGCACCTGGGCGCCGTGCCCCTGGTGCTTCGGGGACCCGGCGAGGAGGCGGTGGCCGACGAGGTCGTGGCGGTTTCGGGGGGCCGGGCGGTCAAGTCGCCGCCCACGACCCTGCGGGAGATGGCCGCGCTGGTCTCGGCCGCCGACCTGCACCTGGGCAACTGCTCCGCACCCCGTCACGTGGCGGTGGGGGTAGGGGTGCCGAGCTTCACGATCATGGGGGCCACCAACAAGGGTTGGACCCATCCTGCTCCGGAGCACACCCACTTCGCCCTGGGCCTCGAGTGCCAGCCCTGCCGGTTCAAGACCTGCCCCAAGGAGCTTGCGTGCCTCACGGGGCTGACCCCCGACCGCGTCTTTCGGGAGCTCGAGAGCTGGACCCGAAGCGTCCTGGGGTGGAGGGACCCGTGAAGCTTGCCCTGGTCCAGCCCAAGTTCGACCGCTCGGGGGGCGCGGAGCGCTATGCGTGGAACCTGGCCCGGGGCCTGGCGGCCCGGGGGCACGAGGTGCACCTGTTCGCCCGGCGTGCCGAGGATCTGCCCGGCGCAGTGCGCTGGCACCCGGTGCCGGCCCTGCCCCTGGGCCGCGCGCTGAAGACCTGGACCTTCGGGGAAGCGGCCGGGCGGCGGGTGGGGCGGCACCGCTTCGACGTGGTGCAGGGGTTCGGCAAGACCACCTTCCAGACCGTGCACCGGGCCGGGGGCGGGGTCCACCGGGCCTACCTGGAGCGGAAGGGCAGCCCCAGACCCACCTTCTACGATCGGACCGTGCTCGCCATCGAAGATCGGCTCTTCTCCTCCCCGGTGCTCCGGGCCGTGGTCGCCCCCTCCCGCTGGGTCGCCGGGGAGATCGCCCGGTTCTACCCCGGGGTGGAGGGGCGACTGCGGGTGATTCCCAACGGCGTGGACGTGGAACACTTTCGGCCGGAGGGGCGGGAGGCGGACCGCCGGGCGCTGGAAACGCGGCTCGGCCTCTCGGCGGAATCGAGGATCCTTCTCCTCGTGGCCACGAACTTCGCCCTCAAGGGTCTCGGCGAGGCAGTGGCAGCGCTGCCCCACCTGCCGGGCGCGCACCTGGCCGTGGCCGGCGGCGACGATCCGCGGCCCTTCCGGGAGCAGGCCGCGGCGCTGGGGGTCGGAGAGCGGCTCCACTTCCTCGGCCCCGCAGGCGATCCGGCGCCTTTCTACCGGGCGGCCGACGCCCTGGTGCACCCCACCCGCTACGATCCCTTCGCCAACGTGTGCCTGGAGGCCCTGGCCTGCGGCACCCCGGTGGTGACGACCTCGGGCGACGGCGCGGCCGACGTGGCTGCCGGAAGCGGGGCGGGGGTCGTGCTCGGCCTGCCCGTGGCCGCAGGCGAGCTGGCGGCGGCGGTGAAGGACCTGCTGGCTCAGGAAGGCGTGCACAGGGCGGCCCGGGAGACGGCCGAGCGCCACGAACAGGGGCGCCACGTGGCGGCGGTCGAGGCCCTCTACCGGGAGGTGGCGGAGTGAGGCTCCTGTGCGTGATCCAGGACCGGCGCATGGCGTCTTCGCGGATTCGGATCGCCGCCATGTTGCCCCACCTGGCAGAGCGAGGGATAGCGGCAGAGGCCGTACCCTACCCCGAGGGGTTCGCAGGCCTGGCGGCGCTGCTCGGGAGGGCTCGGGGGTATGACGCCGTATGGCTCCAGAAGAAGCTGCCCAACTGGCTCGACGCCCTCCTTTGGCGTCGGTGCCCGGTGCCCCTGGTGTTCGACTTCGACGACGCCATCTGCTTTCGGAAGGACCTCAAGCGGGGTTCATACCGGTCCCCGGTGCGGGAGCGGAAGTTCCGGCGGGCGTTGGGGCTGGCAGCGGCAGTCACCTGCGGGAACCGATACCTGGCCTCCCTCGTGCCCGCACGCGATGCCGGCAAGCCGACCCTCCTCTACCCGTCTCCCGTCCCCACGGATGTTCCCCTGCGAGACTACGGTGCAGCGGCGGGGCCCTGGGTGCTGGGCTGGATCGGCGGGAAGGGAAACCTGTCAAGCTTGGAGCAAATTGTCCCGGAGCTCGTCGCGCTCCGGCGCCGGCACGACTTCGTCTTGCGAGTCGTCTCGGACGGCGCGTTCTCGGCCCCGGACCTGGCGGTGGAGAACGTCCCCTGGAGCCTGGAGCACCAAGAAGCCCAGGTCGCGGGCTTCGATCTTGGCCTCATGCCCCTGGACGGCGCCTCCCCCTTCGACCTCGGCAAGTGCAGCTACAAGGTGCTCCAGTACATGGCGGCGGGGGTCGTCCCCGTGGCCGACGCCGTGGGCATGAACGCCGAGGTGATCCGGGATGGGGAAAACGGATGCCTGATCAAGGGATCCGAGGGCTGGGGCCGGGTCCTGAAGGGGCTTCTGGAAGGCGGACGGGGCAGCCTGGCACCCTTGGGACAGGCCGCCCGGCGGGACGCGCAAGACCGATTCAGCTACGAGAAGAACGCAGACGCCCTGGCGGGGTTCTTCCAAGCCCTTCCGCCCGTCGGCCGGAGCACCTGAGTTCGTGGGCGTGAGCATCCCCGTATTGGCCTACCACGCTCTGGGCCCCCGAGCAGGGGTGGGGCCGGAGTCCTTCTCGGCCCACCTGCGCGCGCTGGCCTCCTCTGGGCTGCCAAGTCTCGCCCCTGTCCAGCTTGGCTCCGCGCCTCGAGGCTTTCTGCTAACCTTCGACGACGGCTTTGCCGACCTCTGGACCCACGGTCTCCCCCTCCTGCGAGAGCACGGCGTGC
The Thermodesulfobacteriota bacterium genome window above contains:
- a CDS encoding HAD family hydrolase, producing the protein MRRAVFLDRDGTLIREVGYLSRLEDLEVLPGVAAALRRLGEAGYLRLVVTNQSGVARGYFDEAFVERTHGELVRRLRAEGASLEGFYVCPHHPDTTGECPCRKPRDGLVRRAAGEWGIDLEASWVVGDKPADVELARRSGCRGALVRTGYGVRTQAELAVRDSKPDVVADDLAGAVEEILALPNGNRGSNLSRSAKGESKR
- a CDS encoding isoprenylcysteine carboxylmethyltransferase family protein, with product MNDIGRVDETTWFFRNVVRRRVQWGFGAGAAFLLFASPGTASVFWGCWLALAGAALRAWASGTIVKNEELTTGGPYRLTRNPLYVGNFLMGLGVAVMGGRLWLVGLFLLLFVPVYHALVRKEEKRLVERYGDAFFEYCKEVPRFLPNLKAWPPPPAAYDPRRMWNVHREWRAWLGLYAATLYLLLRSG
- a CDS encoding Trm112 family protein → MALPPDLLEILVCPQCKGELEYREAEAALLCRACRLRYRIEDDIPVMLIEEATAWEEGDG
- a CDS encoding glycosyltransferase family 2 protein, which codes for MKGETSSGGRLPTGNRQPPSASGDGRPRLSATVICKDEAEKIRGCLESVRFCDEVVVLDSGSTDGTLEICREIADLVVETDWPGHVAQKNRGLDLAHGEWVLCLDADERVTPELAAEIQVLLARGPQHDGYWITRHVHYLGRWIDHSGWYPEYRVRLFRRQAGRWGGVNPHDAVELRGTSGRLRGEIVHYTYDDLSDHLATINSFTSVLAREHAARGRRFSWAALLLRPPLEFFKKYVLRQGFRDGAAGFLVSALSAVYVFLKFAKLWEAERVGPRRPWHDEGAR
- a CDS encoding glycosyltransferase family 4 protein is translated as MSGPPAAGGEVPGAVLHIDTGRTWRGGQQQVFYLHRGLLERGVDSRLVCSAGGELLRRCAAQGLPAAGAPLRGEWDVLSAWALARRIRRLRPSLVHAHSSHAQMLALLACRLAGARNLVATRRVDFVPPRHPVNRWKYGGVARWIAISQAIADILRDFGIPEERLRVVPSGVLPRPADAGAAAAFRRELGVAPDQPLVGNIAHLADHKGQTYLVDALQRVLERVPRVRCVIVGQGELEAPLKEQARRLGLGRHLVFTGFRDDVDAIMEALDLFVMSSHLEGLGTIVMDALLAGKPVVATRTGGIPEIIQDGVHGLLVPPRDPAALAEAVLRLLEDGALAARLASAGQERVRNRFGVGAMVQGNLAVYRELLA
- a CDS encoding glycosyltransferase family 9 protein, producing MSGSPGRVARGFRAGMTAAAPSTWLVRLPNWLGDLVMSSAAVECLGRRFPGTRVEAVAPAHLADLARLIPGLHRVHPLPPAARRLAGLVHFARRLARQGPFDHYLCLPDSFSTALFGLLVGVPRRTGYRKELRSLLLTRAPVKPRGLHRVEEYCGLVPGADDVPPRVRLRPPAAEVRAGLPWPEAEPRVVFHIHSEAPSRRLPVELGVQIGQLLVDRLGAGLVLTGAAKDAARSAELAANLRRPGRVIDLAGRTDLQALARVAADAELVVSVDSGLAHLGSALGTPVVVLFGAGDEANTAPFERSRLRVVRATGLPCAPCVDNVCRRYPSARCVEQIPASAVADAAAALLGGR
- a CDS encoding glycosyltransferase family 9 protein, whose product is MKILLIRFSSLGDVVLATAAVEALRADRPDAEVHVLTKPAFRGVFQENPGVARVVEWDPAQGLAALARHLRSERYDGVVDLHGNLRTRLLRFLVPSPRWTRYAKGSLRRRVAVALGRPGLLGKVHVVDRYLEAMAPLGVPPIRRLPRLYPGVAERTRARSLLSEAGRRPEELVVALAPSARWPTKAWPREHWQGLLRELSGPAPRFFPVLVGGAGDRELCAAILGAERGADLAGKTSVLETAAVLEEARVLVSNDSAPLHLANAVGTPAVALFGPTVRGFGFYPLGPRDVVLEQALPCRPCSLHGGERCPEGHHRCLAEIPVGSVRDAAVRALEESGGPGPGERGSRGTC
- a CDS encoding glycosyltransferase family 9 protein, giving the protein MGERFLVIQLRQIGDVVLTTPIPHILKEERPGCRVVFLTEAPSHLLLEGNPHIDRVIVSDRKGGWRETLRVARELRRERFDAVLDFMANPRSALLAFLSGTRVRVSFPVKGRGILYTHRVRPSGWAVEHKKALLRPLGIESAWDRPEVFLSPAEKQWAQARRHEWLGGRLRRLVTVDPSHRRPMRQWPAPHYGALCRMIQEHLGAVPLVLRGPGEEAVADEVVAVSGGRAVKSPPTTLREMAALVSAADLHLGNCSAPRHVAVGVGVPSFTIMGATNKGWTHPAPEHTHFALGLECQPCRFKTCPKELACLTGLTPDRVFRELESWTRSVLGWRDP
- a CDS encoding glycosyltransferase family 4 protein, whose translation is MKLALVQPKFDRSGGAERYAWNLARGLAARGHEVHLFARRAEDLPGAVRWHPVPALPLGRALKTWTFGEAAGRRVGRHRFDVVQGFGKTTFQTVHRAGGGVHRAYLERKGSPRPTFYDRTVLAIEDRLFSSPVLRAVVAPSRWVAGEIARFYPGVEGRLRVIPNGVDVEHFRPEGREADRRALETRLGLSAESRILLLVATNFALKGLGEAVAALPHLPGAHLAVAGGDDPRPFREQAAALGVGERLHFLGPAGDPAPFYRAADALVHPTRYDPFANVCLEALACGTPVVTTSGDGAADVAAGSGAGVVLGLPVAAGELAAAVKDLLAQEGVHRAARETAERHEQGRHVAAVEALYREVAE
- a CDS encoding glycosyltransferase — encoded protein: MRLLCVIQDRRMASSRIRIAAMLPHLAERGIAAEAVPYPEGFAGLAALLGRARGYDAVWLQKKLPNWLDALLWRRCPVPLVFDFDDAICFRKDLKRGSYRSPVRERKFRRALGLAAAVTCGNRYLASLVPARDAGKPTLLYPSPVPTDVPLRDYGAAAGPWVLGWIGGKGNLSSLEQIVPELVALRRRHDFVLRVVSDGAFSAPDLAVENVPWSLEHQEAQVAGFDLGLMPLDGASPFDLGKCSYKVLQYMAAGVVPVADAVGMNAEVIRDGENGCLIKGSEGWGRVLKGLLEGGRGSLAPLGQAARRDAQDRFSYEKNADALAGFFQALPPVGRST